One Eubalaena glacialis isolate mEubGla1 chromosome 11, mEubGla1.1.hap2.+ XY, whole genome shotgun sequence DNA segment encodes these proteins:
- the COL2A1 gene encoding collagen alpha-1(II) chain yields MIRLGAPQTLVLLTLLVAAVLRCHGQDVQKAGSCVQDGQRYNDKDVWKPEPCRICVCDTGTVLCDDIICEDMKDCLSPETPFGECCPICSTDLTTASGQPGPKGQKGEPGDIKDIVGPKGPPGPQGPAGEQGPRGDRGDKGEKGAPGPRGRDGEPGTPGNPGLPGPPGPPGPPGLGGNFAAQMAGGFDEKAGGAQLGVMQGPMGPMGPRGPPGPAGAPGPQGFQGNPGEPGEPGVAGPMGPRGPSGPPGKPGDDGEAGKAGKPGERGLPGPQGARGFPGTPGLPGVKGHRGYPGLDGAKGEAGAPGVKGESGSPGENGSPGPMGPRGLPGERGRTGPAGAAGARGNDGQPGPAGPPGPVGPAGGPGFPGAPGAKGEAGPTGARGPEGAQGPRGEAGTPGSPGPAGASGNPGSDGIPGAKGSAGAPGIAGAPGFPGPRGPPGPQGATGPLGPKGQTGEPGIAGFKGEQGPKGEPGPAGPQGAPGPAGEEGKRGSRGEPGGAGPAGPPGERGPPGNRGFPGQDGLAGPKGAPGERGPSGLAGPKGANGDPGRPGEPGLPGARGLTGRPGDAGPQGKVGPSGAPGEDGRPGPPGPQGTRGQPGVMGFPGPKGANGEPGKAGEKGLPGAPGLRGLPGKDGETGAAGPPGPAGPAGERGEQGAPGPSGFQGLPGPPGPPGEGGKPGDQGVPGEAGAPGLVGPRGERGFPGERGSPGSQGLQGPRGLPGTPGTDGPKGAAGPAGPTGAQGPPGLQGMPGERGAAGIAGPKGDRGDVGEKGPEGAPGKDGGRGLTGPIGPPGPAGANGEKGEVGPPGPAGTAGARGAPGERGETGPPGPAGFAGPPGADGQPGAKGEQGEAGQKGDAGAPGPQGPSGAPGPQGPTGVTGPKGARGAQGPPGATGFPGAAGRVGPPGSNGNPGPPGPPGPSGKDGPKGARGDSGPPGRAGDPGLQGPSGPPGEKGEPGDDGPSGPDGPPGPQGLAGQRGIVGLPGQRGERGFPGLPGPSGEPGKQGAPGASGDRGPPGPVGPPGLTGPAGEPGREGSPGADGPPGRDGAAGVKGDRGETGPVGGPGAPGPPGSPGPAGPIGKQGDRGEAGAQGPMGPSGPAGARGIPGPQGPRGDKGETGEAGERGLKGHRGFTGLQGLPGPPGPAGDQGTSGPAGPSGPRGPPGPVGPSGKDGANGIPGPIGPPGPRGRSGETGPAGPPGNPGPPGPPGPPGPGIDMSAFAGLGQREKGPDPLQYMRADEAAGNLRQHDAEVDATLKSLNNQIESIRSPEGSRKNPARTCRDLKLCHPEWKSGDYWIDPNQGCTLDAMKVFCNMDTGETCVYPSPASVPKKNWWSSKSKDKKHIWFGETINGGFHFSYGDDNLAPNTANVQMTFLRLLSTEGSQNVTYHCKNSIAYLDEAAGNLKKALLLQGSNDVEIRAEGNSRFTYTVLKDGCTKHTGKWGKTMIEYRSQKTSRLPIIDIAPMDIGGPEQEFGVDIGPVCFL; encoded by the exons GGCAACCAGGACCAAAG GGACAGAAAGGAGAACCTGGAGACATCAAGGAT ATTGTAGGACCCAAAGGACCTCCTGGGCCTCAG ggACCTGCAGGTGAACAAGGACCCAGAGGTGATCGTGGTGACAAAGGTGAAAAA GGTGCTCCTGGACCTCGTGGCAGAGATGGAGAGCCTGGGACCCCTGGAAACCCTGGCCTCCCTGGCCCTCCTGGCCCGCCTGGCCCCCCTGGTCTTGGTGGA AACTTTGCTGCTCAGATGGCTGGAGGATTTGATGAGAAGGCTGGTGGCGCCCAGTTGGGAGTAATGCAGGGACCAATG GGCCCCATGGGACCTCGGGGACCTCCAGGCCCTGCTGGTGCTCCC GGACCTCAAGGATTTCAAGGCAACCCTGGTGAACCTGGGGAACCCGGCGTTGCT GGTCCCATGGGTCCCCGCGGTCCTTCTGGCCCCCCTGGAAAACCTGGTGATGAT GGTGAAGCTGGAAAGGCTGGAAAACCTGGCGAGAGAGGCCTTCCTGGCCCTCAG GGTGCTCGCGGCTTCCCAGGAACCCCAGGCCTTCCTGGTGTCAAAGGTCACAGA GGTTACCCAGGTCTAGATGGTGCTAAGGGAGAAGCTGGTGCTCCAGGTGTGAAG GGTGAGAGTGGTTCCCCAGGAGAGAACGGTTCTCCAGGCCCAATG GGTCCCCGTGGCCTGCCTGGTGAGAGAGGACGGACTGGCCCTGCTGGCGCCGCG GGTGCTCGGGGCAACGATGGCCAACCCGGCCCCGCAGGGCCTCCG GGTCCTGTGGGTCCTGCTGGCGGTCCTGGCTTCCCCGGTGCTCCTGGTGCCAAG GGTGAAGCTGGCCCCACCGGTGCTCGAGGTCCTGAAGGTGCCCAAGGTCCTCGCGGTGAAGCTGGTACTCCTGGGTCCCCCGGGCCAGCTGGTGCTTCT GGTAACCCTGGATCTGATGGAATTCCTGGAGCTAAAGGATCTGCT GGTGCCCCTGGCATTGCTGGTGCTCCTGGCTTCCCTGGGCCCCGTGGTCCACCCGGCCCTCAAGGTGCAACTGGTCCTCTGGGCCCGAAAGGTCAAACG GGTGAGCCTGGTATTGCTGGCTTCAAAGGCGAACAAGGCCCCAAGGGAGAACCG GGCCCTGCTGGTCCCCAAGGAGCCCCTGGTCCTGCTGGTGAAGAAGGCAAAAGAGGGTCCCGTGGAGAGCCTGGAGGTGCTGGGCCCGCTGGGCCCCCTGGAGAAAGA GGTCCTCCTGGCAACCGTGGGTTCCCAGGTCAGGATGGTCTGGCAGGTCCCAAG GGAGCCCCTGGAGAGCGAGGGCCCAGTGGCCTTGCTGGTCCCAAGGGAGCCAATGGTGACCCTGGCCGTCCTGGAGAACCCGGCCTCCCTGGAGCCcga GGTCTCACTGGTCGCCCTGGTGATGCTGGTCCTCAAGGCAAAGTTGGTCCTTCT GGAGCCCCTGGTGAAGATGGTCGCCCTGGACCTCCAGGTCCTCAGGGGACTCGTGGGCAGCCTGGTGTCATGGGTTTCCCTGGCCCCAAAGGTGCCAAT GGTGagcctggcaaagctggtgagaAAGGACTGCCTGGTGCTCCTGGTCTGAGA GGTCTCCCTGGCAAAGATGGTGAGACAGGAGCTGCAGGCCCCCCTGGACCCGCT GGACCTGCCGGGGAACGAGGCGAGCAGGGTGCTCCTGGGCCATCTGGGTTCCAG GGACTTCCTGGCCCGCCCGGTCCCCCAGGTGAAGGTGGAAAACCAGGTGACCAG GGCGTTCCTGGCGAAGCTGGAGCTCCCGGCCTCGTGGGTCCCAGG GGTGAACGAGGTTTCCCAGGGGAACGTGGCTCTCCCGGGTCCCAGGGCCTCCAGGGGCCCCGCGGCCTCCCTGGCACTCCTGGCACTGATGGTCCCAAA GGCGCAGCTGGCCCAGCTGGCCCCACTGGGGCTCAGGGCCCTCCAGGTCTGCAGGGGATGCCCGGTGAGAGAGGAGCAGCTGGCATCGCTGGGCCCAAGGGAGACAGG GGTGATGTTGGTGAGAAAGGCCCCGAGGGAGCCCCCGGGAAGGACGGTGGACGA GGTCTGACTGGCCCCATTGGCCCCCCTGGCCCGGCCGGTGCCAACGGTGAGAAG GGAGAAGTTGGACCTCCTGGTCCTGCAGGAACTGCTGGTGCTCGCGGCGCCCCG GGTGAACGTGGAGAGACTGGACCCCCCGGACCCGCTGGATTTGCCGGTCCTCCT GGTGCTGACGGCCAGCCCGGTGCCAAAGGCGAGCAAGGAGAGGCTGGCCAGAAAGGTGACGCTGGTGCCCCGGGTCCTCAGGGCCCCTCTGGAGCTCCCGGGCCTCAG gGTCCTACTGGTGTGACTGGTCCTAAAGGAGCCCGAGGTGCTCAAGGCCCCCCG GGGGCCACCGGATTCCCCGGAGCTGCAGGCCGTGTCGGACCCCCAGGTTCCAAT GGCAACCCTGGACCCCCCGGCCCCCCTGGTCCTTCTGGAAAAGATGGTCCCAAAGGTGCTCGAGGAGACAGCGGCCCCCCTGGCCGAGCTGGTGACCCTGGCCTCCAAGGTCCTTCCGGACCCCCTGGCGAGAAGGGAGAGCCTGGAGATGATGGTCCTTCT gGTCCCGACGGTCCTCCAGGTCCCCAGGGTCTGGCTGGTCAGAGGGGCATCGTTGGTCTGCCTGGGCAGCGTGGTGAGCGAGGATTCCCCGGCCTGCCCGGCCCATCG GGTGAGCCTGGCAAGCAGGGAGCTCCTGGAGCATCTGGAGACCGAGGCCCCCCTGGCCCTGTGGGTCCTCCCGGCCTGACTGGTCCTGCGGGTGAACCTGGACGCGAG GGAAGCCCTGGTGCTGACGGCCCCCCTGGCAGAGACGGTGCAGCTGGAGTCAAG GGCGATCGTGGTGAGACCGGTCCCGTGGGTGGCCCCGGAGCCCCAGGGCCCCCTGGCTCTCCTGGCCCCGCCGGCCCAATCGGCAAGCAGGGAGACCGAGGAGAAGCT GGTGCACAAGGCCCCATGGGACCCTCAGGACCAGCTGGAGCCCGGGGAATACCA GGTCCTCAAGGCCCTCGAGGTGACAAAGGAGAAACGGGAGAGGCTGGCGAGAGGGGACTGAAGGGACACCGTGGCTTCACTGGTCTGCAGGGTCTGCCCGGCCCCCCC GGTCCTGCTGGAGACCAAGGTACTTCTGGTCCTGCCGGTCCTTCTGGCCCCAGA GGTCCTCCTGGTCCCGTCGGTCCCTCTGGCAAAGATGGCGCTAATGGAATCCCCGGCCCCATTGGACCTCCTGGACCCCGTGGACGTTCAGGCGAAACTGGCCCTGCT GGTCCTCCTGGAAATCCTGGACCCCCTGGCCCTCCAGGTCCCCCTGGCCCTGGCATTGACATGTCCGCCTTTGCTGGCCTAGGCCAGAGAGAGAAGGGCCCCGACCCCCTGCAGTACATGCGGGCCGATGAGGCAGCCGGCAACCTGAGACAGCACGACGCCGAGGTGGATGCCACACTCAAGTCCCTCAACAACCAGATCGAGAGCATCCGCAGCCCTGAGGGATCCCGCAAGAACCCCGCTCGCACCTGCCGGGACCTGAAACTCTGCCACCCTGAGTGGAAGAGCG GAGATTACTGGATCGACCCGAACCAGGGCTGCACCCTGGACGCCATGAAGGTTTTCTGCAACATGGACACTGGCGAGACCTGCGTCTACCCCAGCCCGGCCAGCGTTCCCAAGAAGAACTGGTGGAGCAGCAAGAGCAAGGACAAGAAACACATCTGGTTCGGAGAAACCATCAACGGTGGCTTCCAC ttCAGCTATGGAGATGACAACCTGGCTCCCAACACCGCCAACGTCCAGATGACCTTCCTGCGCCTGCTGTCCACCGAGGGCTCCCAGAACGTCACCTACCACTGCAAGAACAGCATCGCCTACCTGGACGAAGCCGCGGGCAACCTCAAGAAGGCCCTGCTCCTCCAGGGCTCCAACGACGTGGAGATCCGGGCTGAGGGCAACAGCAGGTTCACGTATACTGTTCTGAAGGATGGCTGCACG AAACACACCGGTAAGTGGGGCAAGACTATGATCGAGTACCGGTCGCAGAAGACCTCACGCCTCCCCATCATTGACATTGCACCCATGGACATAGGAGGGCCCGAGCAGGAATTCGGTGTGGACATAGGGCCTGTCTGCTTCTTGTAA